In the genome of Augochlora pura isolate Apur16 chromosome 8, APUR_v2.2.1, whole genome shotgun sequence, one region contains:
- the LOC144474613 gene encoding uncharacterized protein LOC144474613 encodes MTETCEKFALPARINVLKFQNKKTGELLGVCTEFEKNAKPTPAAHRGLQRSATTCCPRYPSGSTVLECRLEGDQPVAHVVQVPADGNTATQKMCLLVETKQSPSGPLSRIISRPKEPEDCPEEYGNGTCKNNASSGTTYCLESLKRPGGATALASMVPTDSPNLATELETTKVDRDGNRPYSRILYGPVEERIAEASSCEANSRDPAVTFIDCTASRKGTLARVTKRFSGIASREKNYYETSVEDGDPTAMSYQRPSQNDGCVQNVLETRVDKHGPRTRLINHPTDCERYCGNMESKSSSDGPSARITQAPGESFHEQKCLASAPALGNDVNERRNGLDPSENKKSSPIKSRVSCPRPTRPRPCSPLENSKSESSSVDQLQLDCADAIRCESIKSATTSEAANAPVEEQCKAMELVDCVSSKLRDSKARGKPGCAAPKETSDCPNNHVPRVEPQELLTCYRDYVPSTLLDRYEACRSKRNGLQDQCFLPVPRAVIELKKNDAISRSCDQRDTPSCESADCRSVGNSRTLVTPPASVNSAFFENATELTGNVC; translated from the exons ATGACGGAGACCTGTGAGAAATTTGCCTTGCCAGCGAGGATTAACGTACTCAAATT tcaaaataagaaaacagGCGAATTGTTAGGAGTGTGCACGGAGTTCGAGAAGAACGCCAAGCCAACACCAGCTGCG CACCGTGGCCTTCAACGTTCAGCAACCACCTGCTGTCCGCGCTATCCATCGGGATCTACGGTCCTGGAGTGTCGTCTCGAAGGTGATCAACCTGTGGCACATGTTGTCCAGGTACCTGCGGATGGGAACACAGCCACCCAGAAGATGTGCCTTCTCGTCGAGACGAAACAGTCGCCATCAGGCCCATTATCGAG AATCATATCCCGGCCAAAGGAGCCCGAAGACTGCCCCGAAGAATATGGTAATGGAACATGTAAAAACAACGCATCATCCGGGACGACGTACTGCCTAGAGTCTCTGAAGCGTCCAGGAGGAGCGACGGCATTGGCCAGTATGGTGCCGACGGACAGTCCGAACCTGGCGACGGAGCTGGAGACCACCAAAGTTGACAGAGACGGTAATCGTCCGTACTCAAGGATCCTATACGGTCCGGTCGAGGAGAGGATCGCGGAAGCCTCCAGCTGCGAGGCGAATTCGCGTGATCCGGCGGTGACCTTCATCGATTGCACGGCGAGTCGCAAGGGGACATTGGCTAGGGTCACCAAGCGCTTCAGCGGGATCGCGAGCCGCGAGAAAAACTACTACGAGACCAGCGTGGAAGACGGTGACCCGACGGCTATGAGTTACCAACGACCGTCGCAGAACGACGGGTGTGTGCAGAACGTTCTCGAAACGAGGGTCGACAAACATGGACCAAGAACGCGTCTGATCAATCATCCGACGGATTGCGAGCGCTATTGCGGTAACATGGAGTCGAAGTCGAGCTCCGACGGACCGTCCGCTAGGATAACCCAGGCACCGGGCGAGTCTTTCCACGAGCAGAAATGCCTGGCGAGTGCGCCGGCCCTTGGAAACGATGTAAATGAACGCAGGAATGGTCTGGATCCGTCCGAAAACAAAAAGTCTAGTCCCATTAAGAGCAGGGTAAGCTGTCCACGGCCGACCCGTCCTAGACCTTGTTCTCCGCTAGAGAATTCGAAATCAGAATCGAGCTCGGTCGATCAGCTTCAATTGGACTGTGCCGATGCGATTAGATGCGAATCGATTAAGTCCGCCACTACGTCAGAAGCTGCTAATGCGCCAGTCGAGGAACAATGTAAGGCGATGGAACTGGTTGACTGCGTTAGCTCGAAGCTGAGGGACTCGAAGGCGAGAGGCAAACCAGGATGCGCGGCTCCCAAGGAAACCTCGGACTGCCCCAACAACCATGTTCCTCGGGTAGAACCGCAGGAATTGTTGACGTGTTATAGGGATTACGTGCCTTCCACTCTGCTGGACCGCTACGAAGCTTGccgatcgaaacgaaacggtcTTCAGGATCAGTGTTTCCTGCCTGTCCCGCGGGCAGTGATCGAACTGAAGAAGAACGATGCGATTTCGCGGAGCTGCGATCAACGAGATACACCGAGCTGCGAGAGCGCGGACTGCCGTAGCGTGGGCAACAGTCGCACATTGGTGACACCGCCAGCCAGCGTCAATTCTGCCTTCTTCGAGAACGCGACGGAATTAACGGGGAATGTTTGTTAA